The Brassica napus cultivar Da-Ae chromosome C7, Da-Ae, whole genome shotgun sequence genome has a segment encoding these proteins:
- the LOC106404136 gene encoding phosphatidate phosphatase PAH1-like: MPLVGRDWTQSGVARLFSAIKENGYQLLFLSAPAIVQAYLTRSFLNNLKQAGKALPNGHVVISPDGLFPALYREVIRRAPHEFKNACLEDIKKLFPEHYNPFYAGFGNRDTDELSYSKLGIPKGKIFIINPKGEVATGHRVDVKKSYTSLHYSF, encoded by the exons ATGCCTTTGGTTGGAAGGGACTGGACACAGTCTGGTGTGGCCAGGCTTTTTTCAGCTATAAAG GAGAATGGATATCAGCTGCTGTTTCTGAGCGCTCCTGCCATTGTTCAGGCATATCTAACAAGAAGTTTCTTAAATAATCTAAAGCAG GCCGGAAAAGCTCTACCAAACGGTCATGTAGTCATTTCACCAGACGGGTTGTTTCCAGCATTGTACCGTGAAG TGATAAGAAGAGCACCTCACGAATTCAAGAACGCATGTTTGGAG GATATCAAGAAGCTTTTCCCAGAGCACTATAACCCGTTCTACGCTGGATTTGGAAACAGAGACACTGATGAGCTGAGTTACAGCAAACTCGGAATCCCCAAAGGAAAGATATTCATAATCAACCCAAAG GGAGAGGTAGCAACAGGACATCGAGTAGATGTCAAGAAGTCTTACACATCACTTCATTACTCATTTTAA